One genomic region from Thalassotalea sp. PS06 encodes:
- a CDS encoding transglutaminase domain-containing protein, which translates to MQQCRNIKSVMLFTAFSALLQLTACDSAPKPEVTQQSSQVSDQQQLIKEGKFQQARANIEKLLEQSKLSDKQRQQLAFELERMQRIERDFSADLVDIRNYIEKHIGPVTDQELADWEAKGLLENRIIDGKTKYFRSAGYNLFQLDEDALARRKGYQPFTDRAPLYALNQHHKDIVAKITEEHRQVEQKRFKIRYNLTVDANAVPDGETLKVWIPYPREIEGRQENIRYVNSNPKVHQIAGEDTLQRTIYFETQAVKDTATEFWVEYEFDTYGIGVKIDPEKVTPVMPDSELKEFLQQRPPHVVFTPEIQALSKRIVGEETNPYKIAQKLFTYVDNIPWATAIEYSTIPNISEYAMTAGHADCGQQTMLLITLLRYNGIPARWQSGWEFSPTSFDTMHDWGMVYFAPYGWVPMDVTHGVLDSANPAEKWFYLSGIDSYRLIFNDDYSREFEPAKEHFRSETVDSQRGEVEWQGGNLYFDKWSYDMQWQDISSELEPQESPEKAVDSENFSVKALDSEQLVLVVTEDEDAIQGELVGFDKKTDNNQNITWQQTDIRNSIVVGRTGIAWGKGLHPVQPGQQKQEGDGKAPAGIFELGTAFGYLPDLPTGLNYEPMSATHFCMDVASSPLYNQIADTQVVGEKALEGNSEPMRRDIHKNDKVYKKGIFVHHNPDNIAGGGSCIFLHLWRSDNSPTAGCTAMEEAAMDKLLAWLDKDKNPLMVTLTKDQYQSLKTQWQLPEIN; encoded by the coding sequence ATGCAGCAGTGCAGAAATATAAAATCCGTTATGCTATTCACCGCTTTTAGTGCGTTATTGCAGCTTACCGCTTGCGATAGTGCGCCAAAACCTGAAGTGACCCAACAATCTTCCCAGGTAAGCGATCAACAACAGCTGATCAAAGAAGGAAAATTCCAACAAGCCCGTGCCAACATCGAAAAATTGCTCGAGCAATCAAAGCTGTCAGATAAGCAACGACAACAGCTGGCTTTCGAGCTTGAGCGGATGCAGCGAATCGAGCGGGATTTTAGTGCCGATTTAGTCGATATTCGAAACTATATTGAAAAGCACATTGGTCCGGTTACTGATCAGGAGTTAGCCGATTGGGAAGCCAAGGGGCTACTTGAAAATCGTATAATCGATGGTAAAACCAAGTATTTTCGCAGTGCCGGGTATAACCTGTTTCAATTGGATGAAGACGCGTTGGCGCGTCGTAAAGGCTACCAACCATTTACCGACAGAGCACCGCTGTATGCGTTAAATCAGCATCACAAAGACATCGTTGCGAAAATCACTGAAGAACATCGTCAGGTGGAACAAAAGCGTTTTAAGATTCGCTACAACCTGACCGTTGATGCCAATGCGGTTCCAGACGGTGAAACTTTAAAAGTCTGGATCCCCTACCCCCGGGAAATCGAAGGTCGCCAGGAAAACATTCGCTATGTAAATTCCAATCCGAAAGTTCATCAGATTGCCGGTGAGGATACACTGCAACGTACCATTTATTTTGAAACTCAGGCGGTCAAAGACACCGCAACCGAATTTTGGGTGGAGTATGAGTTCGATACCTATGGTATCGGCGTTAAGATTGACCCGGAAAAAGTAACACCGGTAATGCCAGATTCAGAATTAAAAGAGTTCCTGCAGCAAAGACCGCCTCATGTGGTATTTACGCCAGAAATTCAGGCCCTGTCAAAACGTATCGTGGGCGAGGAAACTAACCCTTACAAAATTGCTCAAAAACTGTTTACTTATGTCGATAATATTCCCTGGGCAACGGCGATCGAATATTCAACCATTCCAAATATCAGTGAATATGCAATGACCGCAGGTCACGCCGATTGTGGCCAGCAAACCATGTTGCTTATCACTTTACTGCGTTACAACGGCATTCCGGCGAGATGGCAGTCCGGTTGGGAGTTTTCGCCAACCTCGTTTGATACCATGCACGATTGGGGTATGGTCTATTTTGCCCCATATGGCTGGGTGCCAATGGATGTAACTCATGGAGTATTGGATAGCGCAAATCCGGCAGAAAAGTGGTTCTACCTAAGTGGCATCGATTCCTATCGATTGATCTTCAATGACGACTATTCGCGCGAATTTGAGCCCGCTAAAGAGCATTTCCGTTCAGAAACCGTTGATTCGCAGCGTGGTGAAGTGGAATGGCAAGGTGGTAACCTGTACTTCGACAAGTGGAGTTATGATATGCAATGGCAGGATATCTCCTCGGAACTTGAGCCACAGGAATCGCCCGAGAAAGCCGTTGATAGCGAGAACTTTTCAGTAAAAGCACTGGATAGCGAACAGCTTGTGTTGGTTGTCACTGAAGATGAAGATGCGATTCAGGGCGAGCTAGTCGGGTTCGACAAGAAAACTGACAATAATCAAAACATCACCTGGCAGCAAACCGATATCCGCAATAGCATTGTTGTAGGCAGAACTGGTATCGCCTGGGGTAAAGGTTTGCACCCAGTGCAACCCGGGCAACAAAAACAAGAAGGCGATGGCAAAGCACCTGCAGGGATTTTTGAACTGGGCACGGCATTTGGCTATCTGCCTGATTTACCGACGGGCTTAAACTATGAACCCATGTCTGCTACCCATTTTTGTATGGATGTTGCCAGCTCGCCACTGTATAACCAGATAGCTGACACTCAGGTGGTTGGCGAAAAAGCCCTTGAAGGTAACTCCGAGCCGATGCGTCGCGATATCCATAAAAACGATAAGGTGTATAAGAAAGGGATTTTTGTCCATCACAATCCGGACAATATCGCCGGCGGCGGAAGTTGTATCTTTCTGCATTTATGGCGTTCGGACAATAGCCCTACGGCAGGATGTACCGCGATGGAAGAAGCGGCGATGGATAAACTCTTAGCCTGGTTAGATAAAGATAAAAACCCATTGATGGTGACCTTGACTAAAGACCAATATCAGTCTTTGAAAACTCAATGGCAACTGCCTGAAATTAATTAA
- a CDS encoding TonB-dependent receptor domain-containing protein, with the protein MQLNKIAMVLALSGMSSHALAQEEAEATDGEQIERIEVTGSSIKRTNLEGDLPVTVISKAEIDAAGITSADQLLLQMNIASNSNDNLASNAGIVGGEERGNNGASSANLRQQGASSTLVLLNGRRVATHGLKGRSVDLNSIPFAAIERVEVLRDGASAVYGTDAIGGVINFILKKNYQGAELGALADVTEEGGGDIYRFTFVGGFGDLNDDGFNVMATASYKDVKILNGDDRDFTNTFQPDRGLSPDTRGAPFASINDRWSSPNDPTSSHYNLIGGGLINPETGLENSVLNVLALPGQPGCDAFPNTDVDTGALWNRANETVSCAWDYPRASVLQQPVESIDLVTRGTLKITEDLEGFVEFIGSEVTSKKLFEPNQITPWSIGNGDWETFGGGWYPSTGASYDYIVDALSGYYGAEQLNIGAPIAYRWRCMDCGPREIETTTKAYKLQLGLDGSWDDWDYKVGLSRSSNEAESELGGGYHYTEMLAQAIGTGLVSPFLLPGESQTPEGMAAIEAASARGVVLFGGETVMTQFDASITGDTGFELGLGGDSIYVAAGVDIRREEYKFNGDRRTAETRPDIYGAPFDDANALDNVHRTIQAVFVEALIPVVESFELNLALRHDDYSGFGGTTNPKYGFTWKPHDSVLFRGAYSTGFRVPSFNQLFNGITEEPYTGLDFADPAVCPGGIVDIDDPNCQPIQPTILFGGKPDLGPEESEQSSLGFVWAPTDEFSMNVDWWEIIIEGTIQVPGRDDLVENYDVFTDNFIRDSSGELVSIDQRYVNAGERNTSGVEVGAKYTADIGPGELSVNFNGSYLIEDKKKLLDNAPFSDNLVGTHSRGNIPLRWKHTLAFNYTIEDFTVNLTQVFRDSYEDEVPPGIESGEIDPPNWDPEVDSYTVYNTSVQYTGWDNIGITFGIKNILDEEPPFTAHQNDFSPGAAFDPRVADPRGRAYTLHATYTF; encoded by the coding sequence GTGCAACTTAATAAGATAGCAATGGTTCTCGCTCTATCTGGTATGTCTTCGCATGCTCTTGCTCAAGAAGAAGCAGAAGCGACCGATGGTGAACAAATAGAGCGCATTGAAGTCACGGGTTCGAGTATCAAGCGTACTAACCTTGAGGGTGATTTACCCGTAACCGTAATCAGCAAAGCTGAGATTGATGCAGCCGGTATCACGTCCGCGGATCAATTATTATTACAAATGAACATCGCCTCAAACTCTAACGATAATTTAGCGAGTAACGCCGGTATCGTCGGTGGTGAAGAACGTGGTAATAACGGTGCGTCCAGCGCTAACTTAAGGCAGCAAGGTGCAAGTTCTACCTTGGTACTACTTAACGGCCGCCGTGTTGCAACCCATGGTTTGAAAGGTCGCTCCGTTGATCTTAACTCCATTCCATTTGCCGCCATTGAACGCGTTGAAGTCCTTCGAGACGGTGCATCGGCAGTTTATGGTACCGATGCGATCGGTGGTGTTATTAACTTTATTCTTAAAAAGAATTATCAAGGTGCAGAGCTAGGCGCTCTTGCAGACGTTACTGAAGAAGGCGGCGGCGATATTTATCGTTTTACTTTCGTCGGTGGTTTCGGTGATCTGAACGATGATGGCTTTAACGTAATGGCCACAGCGTCTTATAAAGATGTGAAAATCTTAAACGGCGACGATCGTGACTTTACCAACACATTCCAGCCTGACCGAGGTTTGTCTCCGGATACCCGTGGTGCACCATTTGCCTCAATCAATGATCGCTGGAGCAGTCCAAACGATCCAACCAGTAGCCACTACAACCTTATTGGTGGTGGTCTGATTAACCCGGAAACCGGTTTAGAAAACAGCGTATTAAACGTTTTGGCGCTACCTGGTCAACCTGGTTGTGATGCGTTTCCAAACACAGATGTCGATACGGGTGCGTTGTGGAACCGCGCCAACGAAACCGTAAGTTGTGCCTGGGATTACCCACGTGCATCTGTACTACAACAACCTGTTGAAAGTATCGATTTGGTTACTCGTGGTACGTTAAAAATTACCGAAGACCTGGAAGGTTTTGTGGAATTTATTGGTTCAGAAGTCACCAGTAAGAAACTATTCGAACCTAACCAAATTACCCCTTGGTCAATTGGTAATGGTGACTGGGAAACCTTTGGTGGTGGCTGGTATCCAAGCACTGGTGCTTCCTATGACTATATCGTCGATGCTCTATCTGGTTACTACGGCGCTGAACAACTAAACATAGGCGCTCCTATCGCTTACCGTTGGCGTTGTATGGATTGTGGTCCTCGTGAAATCGAAACCACAACCAAAGCCTATAAATTGCAGTTAGGTCTTGATGGTTCATGGGATGACTGGGATTACAAAGTCGGATTATCTCGCTCTTCTAACGAAGCGGAATCTGAATTAGGTGGCGGTTACCACTACACCGAGATGTTGGCACAAGCTATCGGTACTGGCTTAGTAAGCCCATTCTTATTACCAGGCGAATCGCAAACTCCCGAAGGTATGGCAGCAATTGAAGCCGCATCTGCTCGGGGCGTAGTGCTGTTCGGTGGTGAAACCGTAATGACTCAGTTTGATGCGTCAATTACCGGTGACACGGGTTTTGAACTTGGTTTAGGTGGTGATTCCATTTATGTTGCTGCCGGTGTTGATATCCGCCGTGAAGAATATAAATTCAACGGTGATCGCCGTACGGCAGAAACTCGCCCAGACATTTATGGCGCGCCTTTTGATGATGCCAACGCGTTAGATAACGTGCATCGCACCATCCAGGCGGTATTTGTCGAAGCCTTGATCCCGGTTGTTGAATCATTTGAATTGAACCTGGCGTTACGTCACGATGATTACTCAGGTTTTGGTGGTACAACGAATCCTAAATACGGTTTCACCTGGAAGCCACACGATAGCGTGTTATTCCGTGGTGCCTACAGCACAGGTTTCCGAGTACCTTCCTTTAACCAGCTGTTCAATGGTATCACTGAAGAGCCGTATACAGGTCTCGACTTTGCTGACCCGGCAGTGTGTCCAGGTGGTATCGTCGACATTGATGATCCAAACTGTCAGCCGATTCAACCTACCATCCTATTTGGTGGTAAGCCAGATCTAGGTCCGGAAGAATCCGAGCAAAGCAGCTTAGGTTTTGTCTGGGCACCTACCGATGAGTTCAGCATGAACGTCGACTGGTGGGAAATCATCATCGAAGGTACCATCCAGGTTCCTGGTCGCGATGATTTGGTTGAAAACTATGATGTATTCACCGACAACTTCATTCGTGATAGCTCTGGAGAGTTAGTATCAATTGACCAACGTTATGTAAATGCCGGTGAGCGTAATACCAGCGGTGTTGAAGTTGGTGCTAAGTACACTGCTGATATCGGCCCTGGTGAGCTTTCTGTTAACTTCAACGGAAGTTACCTGATTGAAGATAAGAAGAAACTGCTAGATAACGCACCGTTTAGTGACAATCTGGTAGGTACTCATTCTCGTGGTAACATCCCGCTTCGCTGGAAACACACCTTGGCGTTCAACTACACCATTGAAGATTTCACCGTAAACTTAACTCAGGTATTCCGTGACAGTTACGAAGATGAAGTACCACCGGGTATTGAATCTGGTGAAATCGATCCGCCAAACTGGGATCCGGAAGTTGATAGTTACACGGTATATAACACCAGTGTTCAGTACACAGGTTGGGACAACATCGGTATCACCTTTGGTATTAAGAACATTCTTGACGAAGAGCCACCATTTACGGCTCACCAGAATGACTTCTCGCCAGGTGCAGCCTTTGACCCGCGTGTAGCAGACCCTCGTGGCCGGGCTTACACACTTCATGCAACCTACACTTTCTAA
- a CDS encoding methyltransferase family protein: MRSLELKIPPLLLLLGFIGLGWVLRNPAYPQLGFTPQNIVAFIAVTLGFVVIGFGVLGFRRQHTTVDPRFPEQTSTLVVSGIYKYSRNPMYLGFSLILTGWSLLLFSIYTAILVPVFMVYLTQWQIKPEERLLEGKFKRDYVDYKASVRRWI, translated from the coding sequence ATGCGGTCATTAGAATTGAAAATACCTCCCTTGCTGTTATTGCTTGGTTTTATTGGCCTCGGTTGGGTATTGCGCAATCCGGCATATCCGCAACTGGGTTTTACTCCTCAAAACATTGTGGCGTTTATCGCTGTCACCCTGGGGTTTGTGGTTATCGGGTTTGGGGTTCTGGGATTTCGTCGCCAGCACACCACCGTTGATCCCAGGTTTCCTGAACAAACGTCAACACTTGTGGTTAGTGGTATATACAAATATTCCCGCAACCCTATGTATCTGGGCTTTAGTCTGATATTAACTGGTTGGAGCTTATTGCTTTTTTCGATATACACCGCAATCTTGGTTCCGGTTTTTATGGTTTACCTGACGCAGTGGCAAATTAAGCCAGAGGAGCGTTTATTGGAAGGAAAGTTTAAGCGGGACTATGTCGACTATAAGGCCAGTGTCAGGCGCTGGATTTGA
- a CDS encoding formyl transferase, which translates to MNITILANRDLPANFALNLLLPQLQQHNVTVFLSQQVGKADDHQGLISELSHFESSIVLPLIDEKALDSQLSRHTGFKGFVHLEQHTSGPITFLNHINSPAGLETLANSHPDLIISIRFGRILQSEAIQIPKYGVINLHSGLLPQYRGVMATFWAMLNEEKTIGTTLHTIDDAGIDTGRIISTATLDIDPEKSYLWHVLHLYQSAPEQILNYINALIEKSPLPKMVQSGEGNYFGFPDASALKDFDDRGLKIYDHHELAEFLSRYYQVTIADKEAN; encoded by the coding sequence TTGAATATAACCATTTTAGCTAACCGTGATTTACCCGCTAACTTCGCGTTAAACCTGTTATTGCCGCAATTACAGCAACATAATGTGACCGTATTTTTGTCCCAACAGGTAGGTAAAGCCGACGATCATCAAGGGCTAATAAGCGAACTGTCTCACTTCGAATCTTCGATTGTTCTGCCGCTTATTGATGAAAAGGCTCTTGATAGCCAACTGTCCCGGCATACTGGCTTCAAAGGCTTTGTGCATCTGGAGCAGCATACCAGTGGACCTATTACCTTTCTCAATCATATTAATAGCCCAGCTGGCCTTGAAACTTTGGCCAATTCTCACCCGGACCTGATTATCAGTATTCGCTTTGGCAGGATATTACAGTCAGAGGCGATTCAGATCCCAAAATATGGGGTAATAAATTTACACTCTGGGTTATTGCCTCAATATCGTGGCGTCATGGCGACGTTCTGGGCAATGCTCAATGAAGAAAAAACCATTGGCACAACCTTGCACACCATTGATGACGCTGGCATTGATACCGGCAGAATTATTTCTACCGCGACTCTGGATATTGACCCCGAAAAATCTTATCTGTGGCACGTCCTTCATCTTTATCAAAGTGCGCCTGAGCAAATTTTAAATTATATAAACGCCTTAATAGAAAAATCACCGCTGCCAAAAATGGTTCAGTCAGGGGAGGGGAATTATTTTGGCTTTCCCGACGCTTCGGCGTTGAAAGATTTTGATGACAGGGGACTTAAAATCTACGATCACCATGAATTGGCAGAGTTTCTGTCGAGGTATTACCAGGTTACCATTGCCGATAAGGAGGCCAACTAA
- a CDS encoding sulfotransferase domain-containing protein, translating into MNIEPAIESRFARLFNRKHKQIRFKYRLLTARQRVLPNFLILGARYSGTASLVKLINQHPKLHGTFQSQIHYFDGGLARNRDNFLNGESWYRAHFPKRKELAPGHLAFEASTFYSFHPLAAKRLHDLIPDVKIIFVLRDPVQRAIHQYNDAKRQNHEYLPMINALQIEEKRLAWTMKNKDYKSGTFLHATYKSRGHYKEQISRYMELFGRDKILLVGIEEFCQNPEKVFSEIYQFLGIDNFVVDTKTFKLPKFKVNDAPDVNNYLQEYFNHRNQSFYEFSGKAFNW; encoded by the coding sequence ATGAACATAGAGCCAGCCATTGAGAGCAGGTTTGCCAGGCTGTTTAATCGCAAGCACAAACAAATACGATTCAAATATCGACTTCTAACGGCGCGACAACGTGTATTGCCAAACTTCCTTATCCTCGGGGCCAGATATTCGGGTACAGCCAGTCTGGTAAAGCTTATCAATCAACACCCTAAACTGCATGGTACGTTTCAATCACAAATCCATTATTTCGACGGTGGCCTAGCAAGAAACCGAGATAACTTCCTCAATGGTGAGTCATGGTACCGCGCCCATTTTCCCAAACGCAAAGAACTTGCGCCCGGCCATTTGGCATTCGAAGCGTCAACGTTTTACAGTTTTCATCCGTTAGCCGCAAAACGCTTACATGACCTGATCCCAGACGTAAAAATCATTTTTGTTCTGCGCGACCCGGTACAGCGTGCCATTCACCAATATAACGACGCAAAACGGCAGAATCATGAATATCTCCCAATGATCAATGCCTTGCAAATCGAAGAGAAACGTCTGGCCTGGACGATGAAAAATAAAGACTACAAAAGCGGGACTTTCCTTCACGCCACCTACAAATCTCGCGGTCACTATAAAGAACAAATCTCACGTTACATGGAATTATTTGGCCGTGACAAAATCTTGCTAGTGGGCATTGAAGAGTTTTGCCAGAATCCGGAAAAAGTCTTTAGCGAAATCTATCAGTTCCTCGGGATTGATAATTTTGTCGTCGATACCAAAACCTTTAAGCTGCCTAAGTTCAAAGTTAACGACGCACCGGATGTTAACAACTATCTACAGGAATATTTCAACCACAGAAATCAGTCTTTTTACGAGTTTTCCGGAAAGGCATTTAATTGGTGA
- a CDS encoding DUF962 domain-containing protein: MTEKKYQTFREFYPFYLSQHQDPVCRALHYIGSLLVIALVIYIIVSGKALYLIALPVLGYGFAWVGHFFFEKNRPATFIYPWYSFLGDWVMLAEFLTRKKLINR; encoded by the coding sequence ATGACAGAGAAAAAATATCAGACGTTTCGAGAGTTTTATCCTTTCTATTTATCGCAACACCAGGATCCCGTGTGTCGGGCGCTACACTATATTGGTAGTCTTCTGGTCATTGCTTTAGTCATTTACATCATTGTCTCAGGTAAGGCTCTGTATTTGATTGCACTACCGGTACTTGGCTATGGTTTTGCCTGGGTGGGTCACTTTTTCTTTGAGAAAAACAGACCCGCAACCTTCATTTATCCGTGGTACAGCTTTCTCGGTGATTGGGTGATGTTGGCAGAGTTCTTAACCCGAAAGAAGTTAATCAATCGATAG
- a CDS encoding GNAT family N-acetyltransferase has translation MNDVKVATDNDIRASYLPASELKVAASLLFQAYQDDPIFMDIFDADDSGYEQRLRAAIREELAAFWQAKQPILGLYLGEALVGVACINSPGRGLGSDRFWHWRLKMMLSAGYFNTRQMIEKEQIIVDSVPLEQFHMLSFIAIHPLHQQHGFGHYLVAAVNTVLEDSPESEGVAIYVTSDKYREFFKECDYQVVKEVTVGKVTGPLMIHYRNKR, from the coding sequence ATGAATGACGTAAAAGTAGCCACAGATAATGATATCCGAGCATCCTATTTGCCGGCGAGCGAGTTAAAAGTTGCCGCCTCGCTGTTGTTTCAGGCCTATCAGGATGATCCGATTTTTATGGATATCTTCGATGCCGACGACAGTGGTTATGAGCAACGTCTCAGGGCCGCAATTCGTGAAGAATTGGCAGCATTCTGGCAAGCGAAACAACCGATTTTAGGATTATATCTGGGTGAAGCTCTGGTTGGTGTCGCTTGTATCAACAGTCCGGGCCGAGGTCTTGGCAGTGATCGTTTTTGGCACTGGCGATTAAAAATGATGCTAAGCGCAGGCTATTTCAATACCCGGCAAATGATTGAAAAAGAGCAAATCATCGTCGATTCTGTACCGCTAGAGCAGTTCCATATGTTATCGTTTATCGCCATCCATCCATTGCATCAGCAACATGGGTTCGGTCACTATCTGGTGGCAGCGGTCAATACCGTGCTGGAGGACAGTCCGGAAAGTGAAGGTGTCGCGATTTATGTTACCAGTGATAAATACCGGGAATTTTTTAAAGAGTGTGATTATCAGGTGGTAAAGGAGGTTACCGTTGGTAAAGTAACCGGTCCTTTAATGATTCACTACCGCAATAAACGTTAA
- a CDS encoding DUF2789 domain-containing protein: protein MDLSNHNLQGLFAQLGLDNQPDSINQFIEQHKGLASEIRLEQANFWSPAQASFLEESISEDSDWCEIVDVLDSMLR, encoded by the coding sequence ATGGATCTGTCGAATCACAATCTGCAGGGATTGTTTGCACAATTGGGCTTAGATAATCAGCCAGACAGCATTAACCAGTTTATTGAACAACACAAAGGACTGGCTTCGGAAATTCGATTAGAACAAGCGAATTTTTGGTCGCCTGCACAGGCTAGTTTTCTTGAGGAATCAATCAGCGAAGATTCCGATTGGTGTGAGATCGTCGATGTTTTAGACAGTATGCTGCGATAA